ATGCCGTGGCGCGTATCGGAGAGAGGCTTTTTCGGTGCGGCGGGCGGTGTCGGCAGGCTCTTGAAAACGGACAAAGGAATTGGCTCCGGTGGGAATGTCGGGTTGGCAAGAGATAGAGGCGCACCGCCGCCGGATCAAGCGCCAAGGGGTGAGGTGACCGTCCACAGTCGAGGAGACGGCACCGCCCGCCTTGCCTTGATGTCACCACAATATTTAAGGAGGTCCGCTATCACAGAGCGAATTTTGCACGTGCCCAGCCCCCGGCAAGCCGCCGGCGGCAGGATGAAGACTGTACAACAGTAAGGGATTTCCTCCGCAATGCCGAAACGTCTGCTCCTGTTTGTATCTCTGGCCGGCTTGGCTGCCCCCGCTTTTGCCGTCGACCCGGCCATCAAGAAGCAACTGGAAAAACTCGATCCCTCCACCCGACTGGAACAGAGCTGCGACACGGAAGCGATGAGCCGGATCAACAATGACAGCACTGGCTTCAAGCCCGACAAGGTAATCGCCTACACTTTCAAGGACCCGATCGCCGGCGACAATTCGCTGCAGGCGCCGGGCGCGGTCTTCCGCAGCAAGGGCGACTGGTATCATCTCTCCTACAATTGCATCACCGGCCCGCAACATATCAATGTGCGCCAGCTCGACTACCAGATCGGCGAGAAGGTGCCGCGTGAGAAGTGGGACAAGTACTATCTCTACGATTGATGCTGTTGCGTGTGCCCGGGCGGCTCCGGTGACATCCGGCCACATGGCGTGTGGCAATGCGAGCGACTAGAGTCGCGGCGCTCGAATCGTAAAGTACAGACATGAACCGCATCCTACTCACATCGGCCCTGCTTCTGGCCTCCGTCTCCGCTGCATTGGCGGACGAAATGCCGCCGCCAATCGCTTCGGCCCCGGCCGCAATTGGTCTGGCCAAGGCGCCGCCGATCAAGCTCGTCGAACCGCATCTGCATATCGGCCGTTCCAACATACCGGGCCATGCCCGCATCGCGTTAACCTTCGACGCTTGCATGGGTCAGGCGGATGAACGCATACTGTCGACCCTCGTGCGCGAGCGCATTCCTGCAACGATCTTCGTCACCGCCCGATGGCTGAAGCGTAACCCGCAAGCCCTTGCTGTCTTCCTGCAGAATCCGGATCTCTTCGAGCTCGAAAACCATGGTGAGAATCATATTCCGGCCGTCGATGCGCCGACGCTCGTCTATGGCATTGCCTCGGCCGGCTCGCCGCAGGCGGTGAAGCAGGAGGTCGAAGGCGGCGCCGCGGCCATGGTCGCATCCGGCATTCCCGCGCCTCACTGGTTCCGCGGCTCCACGGCCAAATACGATCTTTCCGCAATCGGCGAGATCCGCACCATGGGCTATCGCATCGCCGGCTACTCGGTAAACGGCGACGGTGGCTCGCTGCTCGGCGCAGCGATCACCGAAAAGCGCATTGCCTCCGCCAAGGACGGCGATGTCGTCATCTCCCACATCAACCAGCCCACCCATGCCGCGGGCGAGGGGGTGGCGAAGGCGTTGATCGATCTGAAAGCCAAGGGCACGGAATTCGTTCGTCTGCAGGACGTCGAGGATATGGGCGACGATCGGACGACGGAGTAGTTCTGCGGCCCGGCACGACAGCAAACGCAAGGCCTCTACCGCAACTCGTCCGCAGCCCGCACTGCTTCCTCTCCGAACCGCCGCATCCCCGGCCCCTCCCTGTCGAGCGCGAAATCCTCGAACCAGTCGCGATGGATCCCGGCAATCATTGCACCGATCATCTGGGCTGCGAGATAGGAAAAGGTGATGCCGTTGCCGCCGTAGCCATAGGCGGCGAACACATGCGCCATACCAGGCATCGGGCCGATCAGCGGCAGGCCGTCGGCCGTCTCTCCGAAGGTTCCGGCCCAGGCATGGGCGACGCGGGTATCGGCTGCCGGCCATAACCGCTTCATCTTCTCCCGGATCGCGCTGATCTTGGCCGGCAGCTTGTGATTTCGTCCCGCGGGATCCGTCGTGCCGTCATCCTCGCCGCCGGCGACGATGCGGTTGTCCGCGGTTGTGCGCATGTAGAGATAGGGATGGCTGTTCTCCCAGATCAGCGTCCTGTCGCGCCAGAGCCGCGCCGGGTCCTGAGGCACGGTGGCGAGCGCCCAGCTCGAACTGACGCGGTGCAGCTTCGGCATATTAAGCCCCGGCATCGAATAGCCGGTCGCCAGCACCGCATGCCGCGCTTCGACGGCGTAGCCCCCAGCCGTCTCTGTCGTGACGCGGTCGCCTTCGCTGTGCAGCGCGGTCGCCGAAGCGCTGACGAGCTGCGCTCCGCGCCGCACGGCCATCGCGATCAGTGCCCAGGTGAGCAGCAGCGGATCGGCCTCCGCCGAACCCGGCGAATAGATCGCGCCGTCGCGATCGAGCTCGAACTGGGTGAAGAGATCGGGATGTTCGAGATAGACGCCGGGCAGTCCGGCCCGGCGGCGCAGCTGGCGCTCCTCCTGCAGGTCGCGCGCGCCTTCCTGATTGGCGGCGAGATAGAGCGTGTTGCGCGGCCGGAAGCCGCAGGCGATGCCGTTTGCGGCGATCAGCTTGGAAAGGCCGGCGACGGCAGCGGCGCTGCGGCGATAGATGCCGGCCGCGCGCTCGAAGCCGTAATAGGTTTCGAGTTCGCTGAGCGTGCTGTCGATTTCCCATTGCAGCATCGCGGTGCTGGCGGCGGTGCTGCCGAAGCCCGGCTCCTCCCGGTCGATGATGGCAACGGAAAAGCCGCGCGCCGTCAGATGATCTGCGACCAGCGCGCCGGTGATGCCGCCGCCGATCACCGCGACATCGGTCGAAAAGCTCTGCGCCATCGGCCGCCATTGCGACCTTATGGCATTCTTCCCCCAGAGCGAACGGCCGCTGACCATCTGGTCATGATCGGATTCGTCGAGATCAAGATCGGATTTCACTATGTCTCCTCGCTTGATCACTTCGGCAATTGCGGCTGCGGTTTTTCCTCGATCAGCAGCTCCTCGATGATGGTCATGACGATCAGCGACAGCGGCAGCGCCAGCATTGCGCCGACGGCGCCCCACATCCAGGTCCAGAACAGGATGGCGAGGAAGACGATGAAGGGATTGATTTCCAGCCGCCGCCCCATCACCGCCGGGAAGATCAGGTTCTCCATGACGAGATGCACGGTGAAGAAGGCGGCCGCCGGCATCAGGCCGACGATGAAGCCGTCATAGGTGATGATGCCGGCGATGGCGACGGAAAGCGTCATCAGCGTGATGCCGAGATAGGGAATGAAGCTCGACAGGAAGGCGAAGAAGCCCCACAGCACCGGTGCCGACAATCCGCTCGCATAGGCGATGACCGTCATGACGACGCCGAGCCCGATATAGATCAGCGAGGCGGTGGCGAAATAGAAGCCGAGTACCTGCTCGACGGCATTGATGACGCGGATCGCCGCCAGCCGCTGCGTGCGGGTGCGGAAGGTCATGATGATCGTCTTGCGCAGATTGACCCGGCTGGCGAGGAAGAGCAGCAGAGCGGCGAAGAAGATCAGCCCCTGTACCAGCGCCGGCGTCAGGCTTGTGGTTACCACATGTAGGACGTTGCCGGTGTTTTCGAGCAGCGCGCCGATCGACATCGGCCCGCTTTCGAATGTCGCCGGCGTGATATGCAGCCATTCGATGCGCTCGAGGTAAGGCATGATGCGGCTGATCGTCCGCTCGACGAAGGCCGGCGCTTCGTTGGCAAGGGTGGTCAACGGATCGGCAAGCGAACTGACCAGCAGAACGATCACCAAAGCGACGCTGCTTGACAGAAGGAAGGCGTTTGCAAGCCTTGGCACACCCATTTTGCCGAGATTTTCCGCTGCAAGGCCGAGGATCATGCCGACGACGACGGCAAGGGTGACCGGAATGAGGATCAGTGACATCATGTAGACGGCGGCAAGGCCGAGGATTGTGAAGATGCCGATGATCGCCCAGGCCATGCTGATGTCGAGCCCGTCCTTCTCAAGCCGATGCATCGGCGGGGGCGGCAGTTCCTCCGCCGTCTCCTGCAGCGACTTAGCCCAGGCGCTGGTTTGGCGTTCGCCGACGGCGATCTTCTTTGCGTGTTTGCGGATGCCGTTGGCGATGCCCATGCGGTGAGGTTCCCGAAGCCCCATTGCTTCGCCACAAAAACGCGCTGATGCGGTTCCGGTTCCGCCGGCCCATGGCGCCGTTGTAAAGACATCGGTCCGCCCCGCAGGTAAGGGCGCTGAAGCGTCCGCCCTTTCATCGGCTCGCGCGCCGATTTGATCCTGCCGCCGGAACAACCTCGCCGTCCCTGGCGTTCGACCTCGGAAGGAGAGTGCTCATGATTGCAGATCCCGATCAGATGAAAACCACCGAGACTTATTCGACCGATCCCCCCTATGCGGATGAGGCGAGGCTGAAAGACGCCGATCAGCGGCGTTGGTGGGTTTGGACCGTTCTTGTGGCCGGCGCGGCAGTTCTCATCATAGCCGGCGTGAGCGTTGTGATCTGGCCTAATCCCAGCAACAATGATCCGGCGGCAACGGCTTCGACCAAGCCGGA
This DNA window, taken from Rhizobium etli CFN 42, encodes the following:
- a CDS encoding DUF930 domain-containing protein — protein: MPKRLLLFVSLAGLAAPAFAVDPAIKKQLEKLDPSTRLEQSCDTEAMSRINNDSTGFKPDKVIAYTFKDPIAGDNSLQAPGAVFRSKGDWYHLSYNCITGPQHINVRQLDYQIGEKVPREKWDKYYLYD
- a CDS encoding polysaccharide deacetylase family protein; protein product: MNRILLTSALLLASVSAALADEMPPPIASAPAAIGLAKAPPIKLVEPHLHIGRSNIPGHARIALTFDACMGQADERILSTLVRERIPATIFVTARWLKRNPQALAVFLQNPDLFELENHGENHIPAVDAPTLVYGIASAGSPQAVKQEVEGGAAAMVASGIPAPHWFRGSTAKYDLSAIGEIRTMGYRIAGYSVNGDGGSLLGAAITEKRIASAKDGDVVISHINQPTHAAGEGVAKALIDLKAKGTEFVRLQDVEDMGDDRTTE
- a CDS encoding NAD(P)/FAD-dependent oxidoreductase; the protein is MKSDLDLDESDHDQMVSGRSLWGKNAIRSQWRPMAQSFSTDVAVIGGGITGALVADHLTARGFSVAIIDREEPGFGSTAASTAMLQWEIDSTLSELETYYGFERAAGIYRRSAAAVAGLSKLIAANGIACGFRPRNTLYLAANQEGARDLQEERQLRRRAGLPGVYLEHPDLFTQFELDRDGAIYSPGSAEADPLLLTWALIAMAVRRGAQLVSASATALHSEGDRVTTETAGGYAVEARHAVLATGYSMPGLNMPKLHRVSSSWALATVPQDPARLWRDRTLIWENSHPYLYMRTTADNRIVAGGEDDGTTDPAGRNHKLPAKISAIREKMKRLWPAADTRVAHAWAGTFGETADGLPLIGPMPGMAHVFAAYGYGGNGITFSYLAAQMIGAMIAGIHRDWFEDFALDREGPGMRRFGEEAVRAADELR
- a CDS encoding AI-2E family transporter, which gives rise to MGIANGIRKHAKKIAVGERQTSAWAKSLQETAEELPPPPMHRLEKDGLDISMAWAIIGIFTILGLAAVYMMSLILIPVTLAVVVGMILGLAAENLGKMGVPRLANAFLLSSSVALVIVLLVSSLADPLTTLANEAPAFVERTISRIMPYLERIEWLHITPATFESGPMSIGALLENTGNVLHVVTTSLTPALVQGLIFFAALLLFLASRVNLRKTIIMTFRTRTQRLAAIRVINAVEQVLGFYFATASLIYIGLGVVMTVIAYASGLSAPVLWGFFAFLSSFIPYLGITLMTLSVAIAGIITYDGFIVGLMPAAAFFTVHLVMENLIFPAVMGRRLEINPFIVFLAILFWTWMWGAVGAMLALPLSLIVMTIIEELLIEEKPQPQLPK